A single region of the Streptomyces sp. NBC_01803 genome encodes:
- a CDS encoding XRE family transcriptional regulator has translation MDRRQFIGAAGLAGIALTGSEAVAQGRRVGRSDVERFRQRVADLRRLDDFSGGSSVFPLVEDEIGTLSSLASRGSYTEEVGRELLSALGELYQFASWTAFDAGRLEQARQLALMAANAANQAGDRTLGATALSELSYLTASSDQPAEGMAMARASLANAPLDVLPAVRVVLADRLAWACARVGDARGVDHALGVSEDAHDRRDARAVEEPDTVYWINRDESQIMAGRCWAELRRPEKAVPILETLTAPYDDTHAREVALYSCWLASAYLDAGEIDAATTTARRAVQLSRNTASPRTDTVLMTTLAAFDPHIDVPEVNELFQM, from the coding sequence GTGGACCGACGGCAGTTCATCGGAGCAGCAGGGCTCGCCGGAATCGCGCTGACTGGCTCGGAGGCCGTGGCGCAGGGACGCCGTGTCGGCCGGTCGGATGTGGAGCGCTTCCGCCAACGCGTAGCCGATCTGCGGCGGTTGGACGACTTCAGCGGCGGGTCGTCCGTCTTCCCGCTGGTCGAGGACGAGATCGGCACCTTGTCGTCACTCGCCTCCCGCGGTTCGTACACCGAGGAGGTCGGCCGCGAGCTGTTGTCCGCTCTCGGCGAGTTGTACCAGTTCGCTTCATGGACGGCATTCGACGCCGGTCGGCTTGAGCAGGCCCGGCAGCTCGCGCTTATGGCCGCGAACGCGGCCAACCAGGCGGGTGACCGCACGTTGGGGGCGACGGCCCTTTCGGAGCTGTCCTATCTGACCGCATCCTCCGACCAGCCCGCCGAAGGCATGGCCATGGCCCGTGCCTCTCTCGCCAACGCGCCGCTTGACGTGCTGCCCGCCGTTCGCGTCGTCCTCGCCGATCGCCTGGCGTGGGCCTGCGCCCGAGTTGGAGACGCCAGAGGAGTCGATCACGCGCTGGGCGTATCCGAGGACGCCCACGACCGGCGCGACGCAAGGGCCGTCGAGGAACCGGACACGGTGTACTGGATCAACCGCGACGAGTCCCAGATCATGGCGGGCCGCTGCTGGGCGGAGCTGCGGCGACCCGAGAAGGCGGTGCCGATCCTGGAGACCCTGACCGCTCCCTACGACGACACCCACGCCCGCGAGGTCGCTCTGTACTCCTGCTGGCTCGCCAGTGCCTACCTCGACGCCGGGGAGATCGACGCCGCCACCACCACCGCGCGCAGGGCAGTCCAGCTTTCACGCAATACCGCCTCTCCCCGCACCGACACCGTGCTCATGACCACGCTGGCCGCCTTCGATCCGCACATCGACGTGCCGGAGGTCAACGAGCTATTCCAAATGTGA
- a CDS encoding glycoside hydrolase family 66 protein has product MPRTYSLLATLALAGAGVVALPATEAAAATVSDAWTNASRYAPGQEAVVTARVDGSGPVNFKLTHLGDVVAQGTVSAGGSGEVTWRVTPPHTDFTGYLVEIEAGTTRTQTAIDVSSTWTRFPRMGFLAHYGTGISGAEAEGDIAELSQRYHINSLQYYDWLWKHEKPVKHDGSGVASTWTAWSGDTISSQTVRDYIASGHDRGVAAMPYQMSYAALNDYDQSQVSPDWRLFKGNGQEWTYPMLPGQVLKLMNPQNTGWQNYIIGQYTDSVASMGFDGAHLDQIGYWEEMYDINGNRVDRPAGFAQLTDRARQALPAGRNAVGFNAVDGYGDAELARSSADYLYTELWSNYETNASVRDYLERQRVASGGKPHITPAYMNRPNTPEGTPNSNTVFDTTSVQLANAMFAANGAHHLELGPNDHMLNTEYFLNQDKTMSAELRAWEKTYYDVITAYENLFYGPDLHTATNTVEIAGQPTSTTGAGNAIWTNVMRNNGTDVIHLINLIGNDDKWRDAGTQTPPTLTDLPVKYYLGDQDMPPSIHLASPDRDGGRSTELAFTTGTDSGGRYVSFTVPELKNWDFIYFDRTADPDPTTGQHLVNTNGKCAEIAGGDTANGTPVQQATCTTAARQSFTLSGGELRVLGKCVDTVGGATANGTPAHLWDCGGFPSQQWVHQSDGTLKNVASGRCLDIDQQSTADGAALHLWDCGGWASQQWTFAS; this is encoded by the coding sequence TTGCCTCGTACCTACTCCCTGCTCGCCACTCTCGCCCTGGCGGGCGCGGGTGTGGTCGCGCTGCCGGCCACCGAAGCCGCGGCGGCCACGGTGTCCGACGCGTGGACGAACGCCTCCCGTTACGCCCCGGGCCAGGAGGCCGTCGTCACCGCCCGGGTCGACGGCAGCGGGCCGGTCAACTTCAAGCTCACGCACCTGGGAGACGTGGTGGCCCAGGGCACCGTGTCGGCGGGCGGCAGCGGCGAGGTGACCTGGCGGGTCACCCCGCCCCACACCGACTTCACCGGCTACCTCGTCGAGATCGAGGCCGGCACCACCCGCACCCAGACCGCCATCGATGTCTCCAGCACCTGGACGCGCTTCCCCCGCATGGGCTTCCTCGCCCACTACGGCACCGGCATCTCCGGCGCGGAGGCCGAGGGCGACATCGCCGAGCTCTCCCAGCGCTACCACATCAACTCCCTCCAGTACTACGACTGGCTGTGGAAGCACGAGAAGCCCGTCAAGCACGACGGCTCCGGCGTCGCGAGCACCTGGACCGCCTGGAGCGGCGACACCATCAGCTCCCAGACCGTCCGCGACTACATCGCCTCCGGCCACGACCGGGGCGTGGCCGCCATGCCGTACCAGATGTCCTACGCGGCGCTCAACGACTACGACCAGTCGCAGGTCAGCCCCGATTGGCGGCTGTTCAAGGGCAACGGCCAGGAATGGACCTACCCCATGCTCCCCGGCCAGGTCCTGAAGCTGATGAACCCCCAGAACACCGGCTGGCAGAACTACATCATCGGCCAGTACACCGACTCGGTCGCCTCCATGGGGTTCGACGGAGCCCACCTCGACCAGATCGGCTACTGGGAGGAGATGTACGACATCAACGGCAACCGCGTGGACCGGCCCGCCGGCTTCGCCCAGTTGACCGACCGCGCCCGCCAGGCGCTGCCCGCCGGCCGCAACGCCGTCGGCTTCAACGCTGTCGACGGCTACGGCGACGCCGAACTCGCCCGCTCCAGCGCCGACTACCTCTACACCGAGCTGTGGTCCAACTACGAGACCAACGCCTCGGTCCGCGACTACCTGGAACGCCAGCGCGTCGCCTCCGGCGGCAAACCGCACATCACCCCCGCCTACATGAACCGACCCAACACCCCCGAGGGCACGCCGAACAGCAACACGGTCTTCGACACCACCTCGGTCCAGCTCGCCAACGCGATGTTCGCCGCCAACGGCGCCCACCACCTGGAGCTCGGGCCGAACGACCACATGCTCAACACCGAGTACTTCCTCAACCAGGACAAGACCATGTCCGCCGAGCTGCGGGCCTGGGAGAAGACGTACTACGACGTCATCACCGCCTACGAGAACCTCTTCTACGGCCCGGACCTGCACACCGCGACCAACACGGTCGAGATCGCGGGACAGCCCACCAGCACCACCGGCGCGGGCAACGCCATCTGGACCAACGTCATGCGCAACAACGGCACCGACGTCATCCACCTGATCAACCTCATCGGGAACGACGACAAGTGGCGCGACGCGGGCACCCAGACCCCGCCCACCCTGACCGACCTCCCCGTCAAGTACTACCTCGGCGACCAGGACATGCCGCCGAGCATCCACCTGGCCAGCCCCGACCGCGACGGCGGCCGTTCCACCGAACTCGCCTTCACCACCGGGACCGACTCCGGCGGCCGGTATGTCAGCTTCACCGTCCCCGAGCTCAAGAACTGGGACTTCATCTACTTCGACCGCACCGCCGACCCGGACCCGACCACCGGACAGCACCTCGTCAATACCAACGGCAAGTGCGCCGAGATCGCCGGCGGCGACACCGCCAACGGCACCCCCGTCCAGCAGGCCACCTGCACCACCGCCGCCCGCCAGTCCTTCACCCTCAGCGGAGGCGAACTGCGGGTCCTGGGCAAGTGCGTCGACACCGTCGGCGGCGCCACCGCCAACGGCACCCCCGCCCACCTGTGGGACTGCGGCGGATTCCCCTCACAACAATGGGTCCACCAGTCCGACGGCACCCTGAAGAACGTCGCATCCGGCCGTTGCCTCGACATCGACCAACAGAGCACCGCCGACGGAGCGGCCCTTCACCTCTGGGACTGCGGCGGATGGGCCAGCCAACAATGGACCTTCGCCTCATGA
- a CDS encoding ribonuclease domain-containing protein, whose amino-acid sequence MNFRSRATRAGALGALLSTLLVGGQLTPAAAASSAPAPTTSIAVAPLAFGDICYGDLPAEAYDTLDVIESGGPFPYPQDGGVFYNREALLPGQPTGYYREYTVETPGSDTRGARRIVTGESYQEDYYTSDHYESFDLIDYGC is encoded by the coding sequence ATGAATTTCCGATCCAGGGCCACCCGGGCCGGCGCCCTCGGCGCCCTGCTCTCGACCCTGCTCGTCGGCGGCCAACTCACCCCGGCCGCCGCCGCGTCCAGCGCCCCCGCCCCCACGACGTCCATCGCCGTCGCGCCGCTCGCCTTCGGCGACATCTGCTACGGCGACCTGCCCGCCGAGGCGTACGACACCCTCGACGTGATCGAGTCCGGCGGCCCCTTCCCGTACCCGCAGGACGGTGGGGTCTTCTACAACCGCGAGGCCCTGCTCCCCGGCCAACCGACCGGCTACTACCGCGAGTACACCGTGGAGACCCCCGGCAGTGACACGCGCGGCGCGCGGCGGATCGTGACCGGGGAGTCGTACCAGGAGGACTACTACACCTCCGACCACTATGAGTCGTTCGACCTGATCGATTACGGCTGCTGA
- the alc gene encoding allantoicase, translated as MTTAPAVFIGDADPYGGGDPYADYRAPDLSAVPFAHLPDLADRRLGGSVVAVSDEFFAERENLLKPGRPEFDPEAFGHKGKIMDGWETRRRRGASAEAPHPADDDHDWAVVRLGVAGVVRGVVVDTAHFRGNYPQAVGLEGTSDPRGADGWGELVPRTPVGGHAANVFPIGAERRLTHVRLKQYPDGGVARLRVHGEAVPDPAWLAAMGTFDLAALENGGVVEDASDRFYSPPVHTIYPGRPRSMDEGWETRRRRDRGHDWLSYRLAGEGVIRAVEIDTGSYMGNAPGWAALSVRVGGGGGGGSGSGQWREVLPRTRLSPDTVHRFVLDSATVPPATHARLDVYPDGGVARLRLHGSLTDGGARHLAARYRELSGGWDTVG; from the coding sequence ATGACCACCGCACCAGCCGTCTTCATCGGCGACGCCGACCCCTACGGGGGCGGCGACCCGTATGCCGACTACCGCGCGCCGGACCTGTCCGCCGTCCCGTTCGCCCACCTGCCCGACCTGGCCGACCGCCGACTGGGCGGCTCGGTCGTCGCCGTCAGCGACGAGTTCTTCGCCGAACGGGAGAACCTGCTGAAGCCGGGGCGGCCGGAGTTCGACCCCGAGGCGTTCGGCCACAAGGGCAAGATCATGGACGGCTGGGAGACCCGGCGTCGCCGGGGCGCCTCCGCCGAGGCCCCGCACCCGGCGGACGACGACCACGACTGGGCCGTCGTCCGGCTCGGAGTGGCGGGCGTCGTGCGCGGCGTGGTCGTGGACACCGCCCACTTCCGGGGCAACTACCCGCAGGCCGTGGGCCTGGAGGGCACCTCGGACCCGCGAGGGGCGGACGGCTGGGGGGAGTTGGTGCCGCGCACCCCGGTCGGCGGCCACGCGGCGAACGTCTTCCCGATCGGCGCCGAACGGCGGCTCACGCATGTCCGGTTGAAGCAGTATCCCGATGGCGGGGTGGCCCGGCTGCGGGTCCATGGCGAGGCCGTGCCCGACCCGGCGTGGCTGGCCGCGATGGGCACCTTCGACCTGGCCGCGCTGGAGAACGGCGGGGTGGTGGAGGACGCGTCCGACCGGTTCTACTCGCCGCCCGTGCACACGATTTACCCTGGCCGTCCCCGGAGCATGGACGAGGGCTGGGAGACCCGCCGCCGCCGCGACCGGGGCCACGACTGGCTGAGTTACCGCCTCGCCGGGGAGGGCGTGATCCGGGCGGTGGAGATCGACACCGGCAGTTACATGGGTAACGCGCCCGGCTGGGCGGCGCTTTCGGTGCGCGTCGGCGGGGGCGGCGGCGGTGGCAGCGGCTCCGGGCAATGGCGCGAGGTGCTGCCGCGCACCCGGCTGTCGCCGGACACGGTCCACCGTTTCGTGCTCGACTCCGCCACTGTCCCGCCCGCCACGCACGCCCGGCTGGACGTCTACCCGGACGGCGGCGTGGCCCGGCTGCGTCTGCACGGCTCGCTCACGGATGGGGGCGCGCGGCACCTGGCGGCCCGGTACCGGGAGCTGAGTGGCGGCTGGGACACCGTGGGGTGA
- the allB gene encoding allantoinase AllB: MRAASVEVADGRITAVSPHDAPPPAGARLVDYGDAALLPGLVDTHVHINDPGRTVWEGFATATRAAAAGGITTVLDMPLNSIPPTTTLAHLDVKRDTARPQAHVDTGFWGGAVPGNTGELKALHEAGVFGFKCFLSPSGVEEFPELGPEELAAAMAEIAGFGGLLIVHAEDPGHLATAPPADGSVRYADFLASRPHTAETEAIARLIGLARRLDARVHVLHLSSADALPLIAAAKASGVRITAETCPHFLTLTAEEVPDGATEFKCCPPIREAANQDLLWDGLADGVIDCVVSDHSPCTADLKVPDFGAAWGGIASLQLGLPAIWTAARRRGLGLPDVVHWMATAPARLAGLADRKGAIAPGNDADFAVLDPEATFTVDPAALHHRNQVTAYAGRTLRGVVIATWLRGHRIAVHGHVTERAGKLIERTAPPT; this comes from the coding sequence ATGCGCGCCGCGAGCGTGGAGGTGGCGGACGGTCGCATCACGGCCGTGTCGCCGCACGACGCGCCGCCGCCGGCCGGCGCGCGGCTTGTGGACTACGGCGACGCGGCGCTGCTGCCCGGTCTGGTCGACACCCATGTGCATATCAACGACCCGGGCCGGACCGTGTGGGAGGGCTTCGCCACCGCCACCCGCGCGGCGGCGGCCGGCGGCATCACCACCGTGCTCGACATGCCGCTCAACAGCATCCCGCCGACCACCACCCTCGCCCACCTCGACGTCAAGCGGGACACCGCGCGCCCCCAGGCACACGTCGACACCGGCTTCTGGGGCGGCGCGGTCCCCGGCAACACGGGTGAGCTCAAGGCCCTGCATGAGGCAGGGGTCTTCGGCTTCAAGTGTTTCCTGTCCCCGTCCGGCGTCGAGGAGTTCCCCGAGCTGGGCCCGGAGGAACTGGCCGCCGCCATGGCCGAGATCGCCGGCTTCGGCGGTCTGCTCATCGTGCACGCCGAGGACCCCGGCCACCTGGCCACCGCCCCGCCCGCCGACGGCAGCGTCCGTTACGCCGACTTCCTCGCCTCCCGGCCGCACACGGCCGAGACCGAGGCCATCGCCCGGCTGATCGGGCTGGCCCGGCGGCTGGACGCCCGGGTGCACGTGCTGCACCTCTCGTCCGCCGACGCGCTGCCGCTGATCGCGGCGGCCAAGGCGTCCGGGGTGCGGATAACGGCCGAGACGTGCCCGCACTTCCTGACCCTGACGGCCGAGGAAGTCCCGGACGGCGCCACCGAGTTCAAGTGTTGCCCGCCTATCAGGGAGGCCGCCAACCAGGACTTGCTGTGGGACGGCCTCGCGGACGGCGTCATCGACTGTGTCGTCTCGGACCACTCGCCCTGCACGGCCGACCTCAAGGTGCCCGATTTCGGGGCGGCCTGGGGCGGCATCGCCTCTCTCCAACTCGGCCTGCCCGCCATCTGGACCGCCGCCCGCCGACGCGGCCTCGGCCTGCCCGACGTGGTCCACTGGATGGCCACCGCGCCCGCCCGGCTGGCCGGACTGGCCGACCGGAAGGGCGCCATCGCCCCCGGCAACGACGCCGACTTCGCCGTTCTCGACCCGGAGGCGACGTTCACCGTGGACCCGGCCGCCCTCCACCACCGCAATCAGGTCACCGCCTACGCGGGCCGCACTCTGCGCGGTGTGGTCATCGCCACCTGGCTGCGCGGGCATCGCATCGCGGTGCATGGGCATGTCACCGAACGAGCCGGGAAGCTCATCGAAAGGACAGCACCACCGACATGA
- a CDS encoding IclR family transcriptional regulator translates to MPPSDVRKSAASGGVQSLERAFGLLEQMADAGGETGLSELAASSGLPLPTIHRLMRTLVACGYVRQQANRRYALGPRLIRLGESAARPLATWARPHLARLVAETGETANMALLDGDAVVYVAQVPSRHSMRMFTEVGRRVLPHSTGVGKALLAGLPDGEVRSLLRRTGMPAATERTITTPDAFLAALRTVRENGYGVDDNEQEIGVRCVAVRIPDSPTAAAISVSGPAGRLTDAVTEKIVPLLQDVAVDLSAALAGVDAEG, encoded by the coding sequence GTGCCGCCCTCCGACGTGCGCAAGTCCGCCGCCAGCGGCGGGGTTCAGTCCCTGGAGCGGGCCTTCGGCCTGCTGGAGCAGATGGCGGACGCCGGCGGTGAGACCGGGCTGAGCGAGCTGGCCGCCAGCAGCGGACTGCCGCTGCCGACCATCCACCGTCTGATGCGCACGCTGGTCGCCTGCGGATACGTGCGCCAGCAGGCCAACCGACGGTACGCGCTCGGCCCCCGCCTCATCCGGCTCGGCGAGAGCGCGGCCCGCCCGCTGGCGACCTGGGCCAGGCCGCACCTGGCGCGGCTGGTGGCGGAGACGGGCGAGACGGCGAACATGGCGCTGCTCGACGGCGACGCCGTCGTCTACGTGGCACAGGTGCCGTCGCGGCACTCGATGCGGATGTTCACCGAGGTCGGCCGCCGGGTGCTGCCGCACTCCACGGGCGTCGGCAAGGCCCTGCTCGCGGGGCTGCCGGACGGGGAGGTGCGGTCGCTGCTGCGCCGGACGGGAATGCCGGCCGCGACGGAGCGGACGATCACCACCCCCGACGCGTTCCTCGCGGCGTTGCGGACGGTGCGCGAGAACGGCTACGGGGTGGACGACAACGAGCAGGAGATAGGCGTCCGCTGCGTCGCCGTCCGGATCCCCGACTCCCCCACGGCCGCCGCGATTTCGGTCTCCGGCCCGGCGGGCCGGTTGACGGACGCGGTGACGGAGAAGATCGTTCCCCTCCTCCAGGACGTGGCCGTCGACCTGTCCGCGGCCCTGGCCGGCGTGGACGCCGAGGGCTGA
- a CDS encoding nucleotidyltransferase family protein, whose translation MTEPPVAGLLLAAGGGRRLGGAAKALLTFEGRTFVERTAAALRAAGCDPVHVVVGAAGDEVRARLDGYTVVANPGWESGMGSSLRAGLASLDGTGAGGALVALVDQPWVGAAAMARVLAAYRSPGTLAQAVYGPRGRGHPVLIGADHFAGVARAARGDRGARAYLRERAGEITLVECGDVAAPDDIDEPGDLIDLPQ comes from the coding sequence GTGACCGAGCCTCCCGTCGCCGGGCTGCTGCTCGCCGCCGGGGGTGGACGACGGCTCGGCGGGGCGGCCAAGGCTCTGCTCACCTTCGAGGGGCGCACCTTCGTCGAGCGGACCGCGGCGGCCCTGCGGGCCGCCGGATGCGATCCGGTGCACGTCGTCGTCGGGGCGGCCGGTGACGAGGTGCGGGCGCGGCTGGACGGCTACACGGTCGTGGCGAATCCGGGCTGGGAAAGCGGTATGGGGTCCTCGCTGCGCGCCGGGCTCGCCTCGCTCGACGGCACCGGGGCCGGGGGCGCGCTCGTGGCGCTGGTCGATCAGCCGTGGGTCGGCGCGGCGGCCATGGCCCGGGTGCTGGCGGCGTACCGCTCACCGGGGACGCTGGCGCAGGCCGTCTACGGCCCGCGAGGGCGCGGGCATCCCGTGCTCATCGGGGCCGATCACTTCGCCGGAGTGGCGCGCGCGGCCCGGGGCGATCGGGGTGCGAGGGCGTATCTGCGGGAACGCGCGGGGGAGATCACACTGGTCGAGTGCGGCGATGTCGCGGCCCCCGATGACATCGACGAGCCCGGGGATCTCATTGATCTTCCGCAATGA
- the aceB gene encoding malate synthase A, translating into MSAVTVEAPATLPRQDEVLTEDALGFLAELHRRFTPRRDELLARRATRREEIARTGRLDFLPETKDIRDGEWTVAPAPPALQDRRVEITGPTDRKMTVNALNSGAKIWLADFEDASSPTWANVIGGQLSMADAYRRRIDFTDERGKEYALKPDAELATAVMRPRGWHLDERHLKVDGRAVPGALADFGLYFFHNAQRLIDLGKGPYFYLPKLESHLEARLWNDVFTYAQEALGIPHGTVRATILIETITAAFEMEEILYELRDHASGLNAGRWDYLFSIVKNFRDGGERFVLPDRNAVTMTAPFMRAYTELLVRTCHKRGAHAIGGMAAFIPSKDAAANAVAFEKVRADKDREAGDGFDGSWVAHPGLVPVARESFDAVLGDRPHQKDRLREDVTVTADDLLAIDSLDARPTADGLRNAVQVGTRYLQAWLAGRGAVAVFNLMEDVATAEISRSQIWQWINAGVVLDTGDRVTPEFVRQLAADQCLAMRDEVGEDEFIPGGWQRAFDLLMRIALDDRYVDFLTLPAYELLD; encoded by the coding sequence ATGTCCGCCGTCACCGTCGAAGCACCGGCCACCCTGCCCCGGCAGGACGAGGTGCTCACCGAAGACGCGCTCGGCTTCCTCGCCGAGCTGCACCGGCGGTTCACCCCGCGCCGCGACGAGCTGCTCGCCCGGCGGGCCACGCGGCGGGAGGAGATCGCCAGGACCGGACGGCTCGACTTCCTGCCCGAGACGAAGGACATCCGCGACGGCGAGTGGACCGTCGCGCCCGCGCCGCCCGCCCTCCAGGACCGGCGGGTGGAGATCACCGGCCCCACCGACCGCAAGATGACGGTCAACGCGCTCAACTCCGGGGCGAAGATCTGGCTGGCCGACTTCGAGGACGCCTCCTCCCCCACCTGGGCGAACGTCATCGGCGGCCAGCTCAGCATGGCCGACGCCTACCGCCGCCGGATCGACTTCACCGATGAGCGCGGCAAGGAGTACGCGCTGAAGCCGGACGCCGAGCTGGCCACCGCCGTGATGCGCCCGCGCGGCTGGCACCTGGACGAGCGGCACCTGAAGGTCGACGGCCGGGCCGTCCCCGGCGCGCTGGCCGACTTCGGGCTCTACTTCTTCCACAACGCCCAACGCCTGATCGACCTCGGCAAGGGCCCGTACTTCTACCTGCCCAAGCTGGAGTCGCATCTGGAGGCGCGGCTCTGGAACGACGTGTTCACGTACGCGCAGGAGGCGCTCGGCATCCCCCACGGGACCGTCCGCGCGACCATCCTGATCGAGACGATCACCGCCGCGTTCGAGATGGAGGAGATCCTGTACGAGCTGCGCGACCACGCCTCCGGGCTGAACGCGGGCCGCTGGGACTACCTCTTCTCCATCGTCAAGAACTTCCGGGACGGCGGCGAGAGGTTCGTGCTGCCGGACCGGAACGCCGTGACGATGACGGCCCCCTTCATGCGCGCCTACACCGAGCTGCTGGTCCGCACCTGCCACAAGCGCGGCGCGCACGCGATCGGCGGCATGGCGGCGTTCATCCCGTCGAAGGACGCGGCGGCCAACGCCGTCGCGTTCGAGAAGGTCAGGGCGGACAAGGACCGCGAGGCGGGCGACGGGTTCGATGGCTCCTGGGTGGCGCACCCGGGCCTGGTGCCGGTGGCCCGGGAGTCGTTCGACGCGGTCCTGGGCGACCGGCCGCACCAGAAGGACCGGCTGCGCGAGGACGTCACGGTGACGGCCGACGACCTGCTGGCCATCGACTCCCTGGACGCGCGCCCGACGGCCGACGGCCTGCGCAACGCCGTCCAGGTCGGCACCCGGTATCTCCAGGCGTGGCTGGCGGGCCGGGGCGCGGTCGCCGTGTTCAACCTCATGGAGGACGTGGCCACCGCCGAGATCTCCCGCTCCCAGATCTGGCAGTGGATCAACGCGGGCGTCGTCCTGGACACGGGCGACCGGGTGACGCCCGAGTTCGTGCGGCAACTGGCCGCCGATCAGTGCCTCGCGATGCGCGACGAGGTGGGCGAGGACGAGTTCATCCCCGGCGGCTGGCAGCGGGCGTTCGACCTGCTGATGCGGATCGCGCTGGACGACCGGTACGTCGACTTCCTCACCCTGCCCGCCTACGAGCTGCTGGACTGA
- a CDS encoding 8-oxoguanine deaminase has translation MTAADHDPAAQRVLIENCAVATVDAEGTEHARGHIVIAGNRIEAVGPGPAPAGLTGVVRRVDAAGHLATPGLVNTHHHFYQWLTRGLAQDCNLFDWLVTLYPIWARIDEPMVHAAARGSLAMMVRGGCTTAMDHHYVFPRGAGDLLGAEIRAAREIGVRFTATRGSMDRGASDGGLPPDFAVETTEDALRATERAVRDHHDPSFDSMLRIAAAPCSPFSVSTELMREAATLGRRLGVRLHTHGSETVEEEKFCHELFGMGPTAYFESTGWLGEDVWMAHCVHMSDTDIDAFARTGTGVAHCPSSNARLAAGIARVPDLLAAGVPVGLGVDGTASNESGELHTELRNALLVNRLGPHRERALTARQALRLGTYGGAQVLGREEEIGSLEAGKLADVVLWDLTGLGHSTIADPVAALVLGPPAPVALSLVNGAPVVEHGRLLTADEETIARTARTQARRLTEIAATGG, from the coding sequence GTGACCGCCGCGGACCACGACCCTGCCGCCCAGCGCGTCCTCATCGAGAACTGCGCCGTCGCCACCGTCGACGCCGAGGGGACCGAGCACGCCCGTGGCCACATCGTCATCGCGGGCAACCGCATCGAGGCGGTCGGCCCGGGCCCCGCGCCCGCCGGCCTCACGGGCGTGGTCCGCCGCGTCGACGCCGCCGGCCACCTGGCGACCCCGGGCCTGGTCAACACCCACCACCACTTCTACCAGTGGCTCACCCGGGGCCTGGCCCAGGACTGCAACCTCTTCGACTGGCTGGTCACCCTCTACCCGATCTGGGCGCGCATCGACGAGCCGATGGTGCACGCCGCCGCCCGGGGTTCGCTGGCCATGATGGTCCGGGGCGGCTGCACCACCGCCATGGACCACCACTACGTCTTCCCGCGCGGCGCGGGCGACCTGCTCGGCGCCGAGATACGCGCCGCCCGCGAGATCGGCGTCCGCTTCACCGCGACCCGCGGTTCGATGGACCGCGGCGCGTCGGACGGCGGGCTGCCGCCGGACTTCGCCGTGGAGACCACCGAGGACGCGCTGCGCGCCACCGAGCGCGCCGTTCGGGACCACCACGACCCGTCGTTCGACTCGATGCTGCGGATCGCCGCCGCGCCCTGCTCGCCGTTCTCCGTCTCCACCGAGCTGATGCGCGAGGCGGCCACGCTGGGCCGCCGGCTCGGTGTGCGGCTGCACACCCACGGCTCGGAGACGGTGGAGGAGGAGAAGTTCTGCCACGAGCTGTTCGGCATGGGCCCGACCGCGTACTTCGAGTCCACCGGCTGGCTCGGGGAGGACGTGTGGATGGCGCACTGCGTCCACATGTCCGACACCGACATCGACGCGTTCGCCCGCACCGGCACCGGCGTCGCCCACTGCCCGTCCTCCAACGCCCGCCTCGCCGCCGGGATCGCCCGCGTCCCCGACCTGCTCGCCGCCGGTGTCCCGGTCGGTCTCGGCGTGGACGGCACCGCCTCGAACGAGTCCGGCGAGCTGCACACCGAGCTGCGCAACGCCCTGCTCGTCAACCGCCTCGGCCCGCACCGCGAGCGGGCCCTGACCGCCCGCCAGGCGCTGCGCCTCGGCACCTACGGCGGCGCCCAAGTGCTGGGCCGGGAGGAGGAGATCGGCTCGCTGGAGGCGGGAAAGCTGGCCGATGTGGTGCTGTGGGACCTGACCGGCCTCGGCCACTCCACCATCGCCGACCCGGTCGCGGCCCTGGTCCTCGGCCCGCCGGCGCCGGTCGCCCTGTCGCTGGTCAACGGCGCCCCGGTCGTGGAGCATGGCCGCCTGCTGACGGCCGACGAGGAGACGATCGCCCGCACCGCCCGCACCCAGGCCCGCCGCCTGACGGAGATCGCCGCGACCGGAGGCTGA